The following proteins are co-located in the Streptococcus downei MFe28 genome:
- the ndk gene encoding nucleoside-diphosphate kinase — protein MEETFFILKPDCLERGLVGRVLERAEGRGLKITRMEMRQIDRPTLEKHYADLVDKPFFPTICDFMTSGPVLIGTLAGVGAVQAWRDMLGATDPSQAQAGTIRGDFALAALPGQAIKNIAHGSDSLESAQREVAIWFDQ, from the coding sequence ATGGAAGAAACCTTTTTTATCTTAAAGCCAGATTGTTTGGAGCGGGGCCTGGTTGGTCGAGTTTTAGAGCGAGCAGAAGGGCGTGGTTTGAAAATCACTCGTATGGAGATGCGCCAGATTGACCGTCCTACCTTGGAAAAGCACTATGCGGACTTGGTAGATAAGCCCTTCTTTCCAACTATTTGTGACTTTATGACCAGTGGTCCTGTCCTGATTGGGACTTTGGCAGGAGTAGGTGCGGTGCAAGCTTGGCGAGATATGTTGGGGGCAACCGACCCTAGCCAGGCTCAAGCTGGCACCATTCGGGGTGACTTTGCCCTTGCTGCCTTACCTGGTCAGGCTATTAAAAATATCGCCCACGGTTCTGATTCTTTAGAGTCAGCCCAGAGGGAAGTTGCCATCTGGTTTGATCAGTGA
- the lepA gene encoding translation elongation factor 4, which produces MNIQELKERQEKIRNFSIIAHIDHGKSTLADRILEQTETVSDREMQAQLLDSMDLERERGITIKLNAVQLNYTAKDGETYIFHLIDTPGHVDFTYEVSRSLAACEGAVLVVDAAQGIEAQTLANVYLALDNDLEILPVINKIDLPAADPERVRQEIEDVIGLDASEAVLASAKAGIGIEEILEQIVDKVPAPAGDVEAPLQALIFDSVYDAYRGVILQVRIVNGMVKPGDKIQLMSNGKTFDVTEVGIFTPKAVGRDYLATGDVGYIAASIKTVADTRVGDTITLADRPADQALHGYKQMNSMVFAGLYPVESNKYNDLREALEKLQLNDASLQFEPETSQALGFGFRAGFLGLLHMDVIQERLEREFNIDLIMTAPSVVYHVNTTDGELLEVSNPSEFPDLTKVDSIEEPFVKAQIMVPQEYVGAVMELCQRKRGDFVTMEYIDDNRVNVIYQIPLAEIVFDFFDKLKSSTRGYASFDYEISEYRSSKLVKMDILLNGDKVDALSFIVHSEFAYERGKLIVEKLKKIIPRQQFEVPIQAAIGQKIVARSDIKALRKNVLAKCYGGDVSRKRKLLEKQKAGKKRMKAIGSVEVPQEAFLSVLSMDEDD; this is translated from the coding sequence ATGAACATTCAAGAACTTAAAGAACGGCAGGAGAAGATTCGTAACTTCTCCATCATTGCCCATATTGACCATGGGAAATCAACCCTGGCCGATCGCATTTTGGAACAGACGGAGACGGTTTCTGACCGGGAAATGCAGGCTCAGCTATTGGATAGCATGGACTTGGAGCGCGAGCGTGGTATCACCATCAAGCTCAATGCCGTCCAGCTCAATTACACCGCTAAGGATGGGGAGACCTATATTTTCCACCTGATTGACACGCCGGGGCATGTCGATTTCACCTACGAAGTCTCACGCTCTTTAGCTGCCTGTGAAGGAGCCGTCTTGGTGGTGGATGCGGCTCAGGGGATTGAAGCTCAAACCTTGGCCAATGTCTATCTGGCCTTGGATAATGATCTGGAAATCCTGCCCGTCATCAATAAAATTGACCTGCCAGCAGCGGATCCAGAGCGGGTTCGCCAGGAAATCGAAGATGTTATCGGTCTAGATGCTAGTGAGGCGGTTTTGGCTTCTGCCAAGGCTGGTATTGGTATTGAAGAAATCCTTGAGCAGATTGTTGACAAGGTGCCTGCCCCAGCAGGGGATGTGGAAGCGCCCCTACAGGCCCTAATCTTTGACTCGGTTTACGATGCCTACCGTGGGGTTATCCTCCAGGTGCGGATTGTCAATGGTATGGTCAAACCAGGGGATAAAATCCAGCTCATGTCTAACGGTAAGACCTTTGATGTGACTGAGGTGGGAATTTTCACGCCTAAGGCTGTCGGCCGTGACTATTTGGCGACCGGTGATGTTGGCTATATTGCAGCTTCCATCAAGACTGTGGCCGACACTCGGGTCGGGGATACCATTACCCTAGCTGACCGACCAGCAGACCAGGCCTTGCATGGTTACAAGCAGATGAATTCTATGGTCTTTGCTGGCCTTTATCCGGTTGAGTCCAATAAGTATAATGACCTGCGGGAAGCACTAGAGAAGCTCCAGCTCAATGATGCCAGTCTACAATTTGAACCCGAAACTTCGCAAGCCCTAGGTTTTGGCTTTCGGGCAGGTTTCTTGGGCCTCCTCCATATGGATGTTATCCAGGAACGCTTGGAGCGGGAGTTCAATATCGACCTCATCATGACGGCGCCTTCGGTTGTCTATCATGTCAATACAACCGATGGTGAACTTTTGGAAGTTTCCAACCCTTCTGAATTTCCTGACCTAACCAAGGTCGATTCCATTGAAGAGCCCTTTGTTAAGGCTCAGATTATGGTTCCTCAGGAATATGTCGGGGCGGTTATGGAACTCTGCCAGCGCAAGCGGGGCGATTTCGTCACTATGGAATACATTGATGACAATCGGGTCAATGTTATCTACCAGATTCCTCTAGCAGAAATCGTCTTTGATTTCTTTGATAAGCTCAAGTCTTCGACACGTGGTTATGCTAGCTTTGACTATGAAATTTCTGAGTATCGCAGTTCCAAATTGGTTAAGATGGATATCCTCCTCAATGGCGACAAGGTTGATGCCCTCAGCTTCATTGTCCACAGTGAATTTGCCTATGAGCGAGGCAAGTTAATTGTTGAAAAGCTCAAGAAAATCATCCCCCGTCAACAGTTTGAAGTGCCTATCCAGGCTGCCATTGGGCAAAAGATTGTCGCTCGTTCCGACATCAAGGCCCTGCGTAAGAATGTCCTGGCCAAGTGTTACGGCGGTGACGTTTCTCGAAAACGTAAACTCTTGGAAAAACAAAAGGCTGGTAAAAAACGCATGAAGGCCATTGGATCAGTCGAAGTGCCTCAAGAGGCCTTCCTATCTGTCTTGTCCATGGACGAAGATGATTAA